One region of Halomonas huangheensis genomic DNA includes:
- the rfbC gene encoding dTDP-4-dehydrorhamnose 3,5-epimerase has product MDYQPLAIPDVVLLTPKVFGDERGFFLETFRQSEFEQHCGNYQFVQDNHSRSAQGILRGLHYQLRQPQGKLVRVTQGEVFDVAVDMRKDSPTFGQWVGALLNADNKQMLWVPPGFAHGFYVTSPEGAEFQYKCTDYYAPGDEYSMRWDDPDLAIDWQLVGDPQLSQKDAEGLAFNKAPSYATTPAF; this is encoded by the coding sequence ATGGATTATCAACCCCTCGCCATTCCCGACGTGGTACTGCTGACGCCCAAGGTTTTTGGAGACGAACGCGGATTTTTTCTCGAAACCTTTCGCCAATCCGAATTCGAGCAGCACTGTGGTAACTACCAGTTCGTGCAGGACAATCACAGTCGATCTGCGCAGGGTATCCTGCGCGGCCTGCATTATCAGTTGCGGCAACCGCAGGGCAAGCTGGTGCGAGTGACACAAGGCGAGGTATTCGATGTTGCCGTGGATATGCGCAAGGACAGCCCGACCTTCGGCCAGTGGGTCGGTGCCCTGCTGAACGCAGACAACAAGCAGATGCTGTGGGTTCCCCCCGGTTTCGCTCATGGGTTCTACGTCACCAGCCCAGAGGGTGCCGAGTTCCAGTACAAGTGCACCGACTACTACGCCCCCGGCGATGAATACAGCATGCGCTGGGACGACCCGGACCTGGCGATCGATTGGCAATTGGTTGGCGATCCGCAGCTGTCACAGAAAGATGCCGAAGGACTCGCCTTCAACAAGGCCCCCAGTTACGCCACTACACCGGCATTCTGA